The following is a genomic window from Photobacterium sp. GJ3.
CCGGGGGGTGACCCCATACACCGCATCACAGGCTTTTTTGGCAGCCAGCTCTCAAGCTGACACTCTGGCTGCCGATAGAGATAACACTGCCGGATTCAGACACTTTCCATGCCCTGTTTGCATGGCTAAGATACTCAGGTTTTTCTGTCCGGACACAGTCTTACATCGAAAAGGAACGGTTATTCATGGCTGGCAATAAAAAAAACAACCGCCGCGAAGAAATCTTGCAGGCTTTGGCTGAAATGCTGGAATCTAACCAGGGCAGCCAACGCATTACCACCGCGAAACTGGCCGCTCAGGTCGGTGTTTCAGAAGCGGCCCTGTATCGCCACTTTCCCAGCAAGGCCCGTATGTTTGAAGGCCTGATTGAGTTTATTGAAGATTCAATTACCACACGCATCAACCGGATCCTGGATGACGAAAAAGACACCATGACCCGACTACGTATGGTGCTGCAACTGCTGCTGGTATTCGCAGAGCGCAACCCTGGCCTGACCCGGATTATGACCGGCCATGCCCTGATGTTTGAACAGGACCGGCTGCAATCGCGTATCAACCAACTATTTGAGCGGATTGAAACCCAGCTGCGCCAGATTCTGCGCGAGCGTAAACTCCGTGAAGGCCGTGGCTTCCCGATTGACGAAAATGTTCTGTCTGCCCAGCTGTTGGGTCAGGTCGAAGGCAGCTTTAACCGCTATGTGCGCTCCAGTTTCCGCCATAAGCCGAATGACAATTTCGATGCTTACTGGGATCTACTGACCAATCAGTTGAGCTAATACCAATCGCAGTCAATCACTGGTCATCCTAGCTTGTTCAAATGTTCGATCACTGCGTTAGATTTTTTGATTGTAGAATGACTACTGATCTAAAAAATCTGCCTTGTTCTCAAACATTTTTCCTGCGCTATTTTTGATCACTGACTGACTTTGATTGGTATAACTTTCTCTCTTCCCTTTTCAGCTCGACGACCCGATCACCAAACGATCAAAAAAGGCTGGCATCGCTGCCAGCCCTTCGTGGTTCGTGCTGAAAGGGATTAGATCCCGTATTCAGCCCGGTATGCTTTCACCGCTTCCAGATGGGTTTCCATGCCGTCCTGCGCTTCCAGATAGCTGACGACATCACCCAGCGACACAATGGAAATGACAGCACAGCCAAAATCGCGTTCCACTTCCTGAATTGCCGACAGCTCGCCCTTGCCTTTTTCCTGACGGTCAATGGCCACCAGCACACCGGCCAGATCCGCACCATGGGCCTGGATGATTTCCATCGACTCACGAATCGCCGTGCCTGCGGTGATCACATCATCGACCAGCATGATACGCCCTGCCAGCGGGCTGCCGACCAGATTGCCGCCTTCGCCATGATCCTTGGCTTCCTTCCGGTTAAAACAGTAAGGCGTATCAACCTCATGATGGTCTGCCAGCGCGACCGCCGTGGTGGTCGCAATCGGAATGCCTTTGTAGGCCGGGCCAAAGAGCACATCAAACGCGATGCCGGAATCCGCCAGCGCCGCCGCATAAAAGCGCCCCAGACGCGCCAGATCACGGCCGGTGTTGAACAGACCGGCATTGAAAAAGTACGGGCTCTTCCGGCCAGATTTCAGGGTGAACTCACCAAACTTCAGAACACCTTTTTCCAATGCAAATTCAATAAACTGGCGTTGATATGCTTTCATTGTTTCTCCTCAAGCGGTTAATCGCATCACCGGCCGGATTCAGTTTCCGGCCGGCAAACCTGCAGATCCATGGGCTACAGGCAAAAAAAAGCGGCTCCAACAGGAACCGCTCCAAAAACATTAACTTTCCAGCGATGCCTGCTGGACTTTGATGATCTCTGCAATGCCGTCTTTCGCCAACGACAGCATGGCCATCAATTCTTCGGTACTGAAGGCTTCCCCTTCGGCCGTGCCCTGAATCTCAATGATTTTGCCTTCCCGGTTCATGATCACATTCATGTCGGTTTCGGCATTGGAATCTTCGGCATAATCCAGATCGCAAACGGCAGTGCCTTCATAAATTCCCACCGAGACCGCAGCAATGGTGGTTTTCAGCGGGTTTTTCTTCAGCAGGCCTTTTTCCATCATCACCTGGATCGCATCGGTCAGCGCAACCATCGCACCGGTAATCGAAGCCGTGCGCGTTCCGCCATCCGCCTGAATCACATCACAGTCGACCGTGATCATCTGCTCGCCCAGCACTTCCAGATCAACCGCTGCACGCAGGCTGCGGGCAATCAGGCGCTGAATTTCCAGTGTGCGCCCACCCTGTTTCCCATTGGCCGCCTCACGACGATTCCGGGAATGTGTCGCACGGGGCAGCATGCCGTATTCTGCCGTGACCCAGCCCTGGCCTTTGCCTTTCAGCCAGCGCGGCACGCTTTCTTCAACACTGGCGGTACAAATCACCTTGGTGTCGCCGAATTCAACCAGCACCGAGCCTTCGGCATGGGCTGTGAAATGACGGGTAATGGTAATCGGGCGAACTTGACTGGCACTTCTTCCGCTTGGACGCATCGGGCTTCACCTTGGTTGCTATTATGAGCTGGAACCGGACCACCGGAGGGCGGCCTGACATTAACCGGCGATTATAGCCAGATCTCCCCGCCCTTGCATCCCCGAACTTGCCTTCCCGCTGCGGATCAATTTCCATTATTCGTACTGGCACGTATAATCAAGCCATCATTTCTTAAGGGCCGATAGCCAATGATTCACAGCATGACCGCCTATGCCCGTCGCGAAGTAAAAGGCGACTGGGGCAGCGCCGTTTGGGAAATCCGTTCGGTAAACCAACGATATCTGGAAACTTACCTGCGCCTGCCTGAGCAGTTCCGCAGCCTGGAACCTGTGCTGCGCGAGCGTTTTCGTCAGCGTCTGGCACGCGGCAAGGTGGAATGCAGCCTGCGCTTTGAAGCCAACCCGGCTGCCAGCACAGAACTGCGCATCAATGAATCTTTAGCCAAGCAGGTGATCAAAGCCGCCAGCTGGGTGAAAGAAGCCGCCGGTGAAGGCAATATCGGCCCGTTTCAGGTGCTGAACTGGCCGGGCGTGATGGAAACGCCGGAGCAGGATATGGACGCCATCAATCAGGAACTGCTGACCGCATTTGACGGTGCAGTCGACGACTTCATCGCGGCCCGTGCCAGCGAAGGCGCCAATATGAAAGACCTGATCGACCAGCGTCTGGATGCCATCACAGCAGAAGCCACCAAAGTGCGCGCGCTGATGCCGGAAGTGATGCAATGGCAACGCGAGCGGATTCTGAACCGTCTGGAAGAAGCCAAGATCGAGCTGGACGCGAACCGCGTAGAACAGGAACTGATCCTGCTGGCCCAGAAGAGCGATGTCGCTGAAGAGCTGGACCGTCTCGATTCCCATGTGAAAGAAACGCACAAAATTCTGAAAAAAGGCGGCGCCTGTGGCCGACGTCTGGACTTCATGATGCAGGAATTCAACCGCGAATCGAACACTCTCGCCTCTAAGTCCATCAACACAGAGATCACCGCCTCAGCCGTTGAACTCAAAGTGCTGATCGAACAGATGCGCGAGCAGATCCAGAATATTGAATAATTTTCTCTTGTTTTCCAAAGCTTTCCAATGTTCACCAAAGCCCTGATTTATCAGGGCTTTTTATTTCCATTCTGTTCTTGTACGTTTCAATCTGTTTCATCCAAGCGGTGAGTTAACTGGTGAGTAATGCCTCGCTATACTTGCATCAAATGGTGAGTATTAGGAGGCACAATGGCATCTATGACAGCAAAGCAGGTGGCCGCACTTGCAAAATCAGATGAACCAATTAGAAAGTCCGACGGAAAAGGACTCTACTTTGTCGTTCCAGATTCAGGAGCGCCCTATTGGGCCCTTCGATATAGTGGAAATGGCAAACGTAAACAAATGACTCTGGGGCAGTACCCTGGTATGTCATTGGCCGATGCAAGATCAGAAGTCGAAGTGTTTAAACGTGACTTAAGGCAAGGAGTAGATCCCCTCATTGCAAAACAGCGTCAAAAGTGGACTGGTATCATATCGGTCGATGTGAAGTGGTCAATGAAAATTGGCCACAGTTTTGTATTCTTGCCAGTACCTTCATTCTGACTCGTTTGGTGTTAGACCACCGTTGTACTGATGCGGCCTGACCTGGCTGTAATAGCCAATAATGTATTCGGTAATTTCAGTTTTAGCTTCACTGAAGCTCCTGTAGCCTATTTCAGGTATCCATTCGCTCTTGAAGCTTTTAAAGAACCGCTCCATAGGACTATTATCCCAGCAATTACCTCGACGACTTAGGCTCTGAGTGATTTGGAAACGCCAAAGCTGCTGGCGATATTTTCTGCTTGTATAATGACATCCCTGGTCTGAGTGAAACATCACGCCATTAGGGCGCCTTCTTGATTCGAACGCCATTGAAAGTGCTTTACATGTCAAAGCGCTGTCAGGCGACAATGACATTGCCCAGCCAATGGGCTTCCTGGAAAAAAGATCAATAACAACAGCTAAATAGCACCATCTGTTACCAGCCCACACGTACGTCACATCGCCACACCACACTTGATTAGGCTGAGTTACTGCAAATTGACGGTCAAGCCTGTTGGGAATTTCTAGGTGCTCTCGCTCTGCTTTTTTGTAAGCGTGTTTGGGGAGCTGGCAACTGGTCATATTCAACTTTTTCATGAAGTTACGTGCGCGATAGCGACTCAGATGTACTCATCTGGCCGTGACTATTTCCGCTATTGTGCGGGCGCCCGCTGAACCGCGACTATCATTGTGCACCTGCCGAATTTCAGCTATTAAGCGTACATCTTGGGTTAATAAGTCCTTTTTAGGGCGCTCAACCCAGTATTTAAAGCTGCTGCGATGGATCCCGAACACGTTGCAAAGCAGCTTGACTGAATGGCTCTTCTTAAGCTTCTCGACTATCGAGAATTGTTCAGGGAGTCCGACATTAAGAGAGCCGTAGCCTAATGGGATGGTCTGCTCCCCCCGAACTTCTTATGCTGAATGTAGGGCTGATGAAGGAGATATATGATGACCAACTCAAACGTGTACATTTATGGTATCGACCTGGGCAAAAACTGTTTTCACATGATTGCGATGGATAAGCAGGGACACATTCTCTCCAGACAAAAGCTAACTCGAAGCCAAATGAAAGAGTTTGTCATCAATACGCCGCCAACAACCGTGTGTTTTGAAGCATGCCCTGGCTCTCAGTATTGGGGGCGCATGTTTGCTGATGCTGGCTTTGAAGTGAAGATAATCCCGGCACAGTTTGTAAAACCTTACTTGAAATCAAATAAGAACGACTTCAATGACGCCGCTGCGATTGCCGAAGCTGGTAGTCGTGGCTCTATGCGCTGTGTGCCATTAAAAACTGATGAACAGCTTGCGTTGCAGGCAACACACCGAGTCCGACAGAGATTTATTACGGAACGAACAGCTGTTGTTAATCAGATGCGCGCACTTTTGTTGGAATACGGGATAACAGTACCTGTAGGACGGAAGGTATTTGAGCGAGCCCTTCCAAGTATTTTGGAAGATGCTGACAATGGATTGCCAGATTTCATGCGTGCGTTAGTTTTTCGTTTACGAGAACGCTGGCAGTACCTTGATGTTCAGATAGACGAGATGAGTGAATTATTGAAACAGGCGGCAATCGCGTCCGAACAATGCAAGTTGATAAGCACAGTACCCGGCATCGGCCCAATCGTATCAACGGCTTTGATTGCGGCTGTTGGCAGCGGAAACCAGTTCAAACGAGCAAGGGATATGTCAGCCTGGTTGGGGTTGGTACCGAAGCAATATTCGACCGGAGGAAAGTCTAACCTCGGGAGCATCAGTAAACGAGGTAACACCTACTTACGAACGTTGGTTGTCCAAGGAGCAAAAGCATTGAAAATTCACATGAATCGAGAGCAGTCTTCCCTTGGGAAGTGGATTGGCAGACTGGAGGCCTCACATCATCACCATGTGGTTCTTATTGCGCTGGCAAACAAACTCATTCGTATCTGCTGGAAGGTATTAACCTCTGGTCGAGAATATCAGGCATACCCGAGCACGGTATAAAGCATCCACTACAACAATAGCTATCCTATGTTTTGCGGAAGAAAACTGATGAAAGAAGCGTTCATCCCACATCACTGAAGCCTGGCTAAAAAAGCAGTCTATTGTGACTGAAAGCTTTATTAGGACGGTGATGTGCGGATCCCATCAAGGCCAGAGCACAAAGATTGCTCGCGAATAGGCCGGATACATTGACGCAAACGACTTCTGAAATCGAACTTCTCTTGCAATTCAGGAGCAGACCATACATTTTTCAAGATTTCCTTTTCTTCTTCAATGGTAACCGTTCACCAGTAGGTAATTGACTTTGGTCTACAGGCTCAGAACGTTTGGATATGGCTGACGCGCAGTGACCGCCTGTACGCTCTCTGTTAGTACAGACAAGCTTGATAGCCCACGTTTCTTGCAGGTTTCTACCAACGTGTGCATTCGGCCTCTGAACTTATCACCCGCATCTGAGGTGGTACCAAAGCTGATTTTGCGTTGAATGACGCTGCCACGTATTCGCCGTTCAGCTTCATTGTTGGTAAGCGGGATGGATTCATGTTTCAGGAACAGCCACAAGTTTTGCCGATGCTGCTCCAGCTTTTTACAGCGACCTTTATACCTTTGAACCACAATCGACCGGCCTTTCTCAAGCCAGTAGTCGAACGCTTTTTGAAGCCTGAGCATCCGACGGATGTATCGCTTATGGCACAGCTCATTCTCTTCGAAGCGATGACGCGTTCTGAAGATAGCGCAGGTGATAAGAGTCAGAGCCCGGCCAACTCTGGCGGAAAAACGTCCGCCACTGTAATCAGCGATTTGCTGCAGGTTTCGCTTAATATGGGACCAGCAGAGCTGGCGTTGGCCCTGTGGTATCTAGTTGTAACTCGGACACTGGTCACTGACGACAACACCGGAATATTCATCGCCCAGGATAACCTTCGCTGAGTGACTTGAACGTGAGTACAGGATTTTCTCGTAAACCAGGTCGTCACTGGTCGCCAGCCAGCACCAACGCAGGCTGGATTCATCGTTTCTCGGATGAGAGGTTTCATCGATATGTACCAGAGGTGCTTTTTGGATGCCGTCCCGAATAGCCTGATGTAGAGGAGTCAGCATTGAAGCAACTTTGGTTTGTGCTTCACTGATGGTTCCGATGGAGAATGTGGTGCCCAGTTGCTCTTTGAGCAGAGACTGGATTTTACGGACACTCAGGTGATACTGCCCGGCCAGAACGGCTGTATAGCTGAGCAGGTTTGGCCCCATGATGCCTTGCGGCGTTCCTTCCGGTAAGCGGGCTCTGTTCACTTTTTGGCAATGTTGGCATTGCCCTGAGTAAAGCTGGTATTCCGTAATATCTACGCAGGGCTTCGGTATTTCATGGACTTGGTGACGATAAAAGGGTTTCTTGTGATAAACCATCTCCGATTCACCACAGCAAGGGCAACAGGCATCAGGCCAGCACTCAACAACCGAGTCTGTTTCCTTCAGCGTTGAGAGTTGTCGTTGATGCCCTGTGTGACCCGGTTTAGCTCCTCTCGAATTGCGACCACCAGAGCTTTGAGCTTTTTTCGTTCAGCCCGTTCTTTGGGTCCATCGGATGAAGGCGGCTTTGAAGAATTGGAGCAACTGGTCTTGAGTTTATCTTCATATTCACGAAGCTGCGCCCACAACTCTTCAATGAGTGCGTTCGCTTCGTTGATATCTGAGGCAACAGGTGGGTGTGCTGCAAATTTGGATTTTTTCTTTTTCATGCTTTTAGCATGAAGCCTCAAAAGGATCACTCAACAGGCAAATGTAGATCCAGTGCTGTTAGTCACACTTTATAGGCTGTCAATGGGGGGACTGGTGAACGGTTACCTTCAATGCGTTGGATCTTTTTCTTCAGCGCCTTGATTTCGAGCTGTTCAGGTGTCATTGGTGTTCCAGTTGGTGCAATGCCGTTCCGCTCTTCTTTGAGTTGGCGAATCCATTTATCCTTGGTTGATTTGCCAACATTCATTGCTTCAGCTGCTTCTTTCACCGTGTAATTCTGGTCGAGGACTAGTTGTGCGGCCCCATGCTTGAATTCAGGACTAAATCTTCTTCTTGTTTGCTTGGTCATTGTGTCACCTGATAAGAGGTGATGATATCACCTCTTATCAGGTGGCCAAATTCACCGTACCACTACAATGACTGATATCTCTATAAGAGTCATTGATTTCTCGTATGGTAACCCCTCGTTCGGCTGGCATTCTGACTAACAATTTCTAATATTTGATTTAGCAATCTGAGGGTTGGCAAGTTTCCCTTGAACTGGGCATATAATTTATATAAATTATATAAATTATATGCCACAGATGACTCACTATGGATGATCAAACTATTTTCAATAAAATCCGGGAAGCCCTAGAACGTGCTCCAAGGAATCATTACACGCTCGAACTGCATCTTCAAATGCTGAAATATGCTGATGATCTTAACCACATAACCGCAAAGGAGTTCTGTGAAGGAGTTCGCATCAGAGAAAGTTTAGGGACGGAATTTTCTAAGATGCGTAATCTTACTCCAAGATTGAAAGCTGCTGGTTTAGTAACAGATCTAATTTAACCAGAATGAATAAAACAAAAAGGTAATCAGCATTAAATGAAGCTTTATTATAAAACTGAACTTGGAAAACTCTATCTAGGTGACTCTTTGGAGACACTGAACGAGGACGATATAAATAATTACAAAGGGAAGGTTAATTTAATAATTACTTCCCCACCGTTCCCATTAAATAATAAGAAGAAATACGGCAATGAGATTGGGGATGCTTATCGTGAATGGTTTAGAAAACTAACACCAATATTCAATCAGCTCCTCGCTGAGGATGGCTCACTTGTTATTGAGATTGGGAATGCTTGGGAGCCTGAGAGACCTGTTCAGTCTACTTTACACTTAGAGTGCCTTTTTGAAATGACTAAGCAGGAAAACTCCGAGTTACGACTAATCCAAGAGTTTATTTGTTATAACCCTGCCAAACTTCCCTCACCTGCTCAGTGGGTTACAGTAAATCGCTGGCGAACTGTTGACAGCTATACTCATGTTTGGTGGTTGGCAAAAACAGATTTTCCCAAAGCAGATAACCGTAAGGTCTTACGTCCTTATAGCAAAAGTATGAAAAAGCTTTTAGAACGCCAGAGCTACAATGCAGGCGTAAGACCTTCAGAACATAAAATTAGTGAAACAGGGTTTCTGAAAGACCATGGTGGCAGCATTTGCCATAACTTCTTTGAGATGGAACCTTTAGACGAGTCGCGAGAAGTTCGTCTACCACATAATGTAATGTCTTTCTCAAATGTGTCATCAAATGACTTCTTTACAAAGAAGTGCAAAGAGCTAGGTATTACACCTCACCCAGCAAGAATGAACAAAGGTATTGTAAACTTCTTTATAGAATTTCTAACTGATGAAAATGATATAGTTTTTGATCCCTTTGGCGGTAGTAATACATCTGGATTTTGTGCTGAGTTGAAAAATAGAAAATGGTTGTCTATTGAAGCGGACTGTAAGTACGCAGAACAATCAAAAATCAGATTTGAAGACCCTGACTTAAAAAGGAAATAATATGAATTTGAACGAAGCTTTATCGACGGATTTGTTAAAGGAAGGCAAAAACAAAGAACAGTTTGTTGGGCGCCCGTTCTATTTGTCATATGACATAGTGAGGTTGTTAGTCTGTGATGCTTGGAAGGCTCAGGTAAAAGGTATTCCAGCTGGTTGTTTCCTTCTAGCATTTTACGATGGTGAGGACGGTGTTGAAGAAGCTGTGCTATTGAGAGCTCTTTCACAGACAAAGTTACCGACTGATAACGATGTAATATCATCAATGATCGAATATTATAAAGATAATTTAGATATATCTGGTCGAGCTGGCAGTGTAAAAGGAGGAAAGCTAGATGAGTTCACGCGATACGAGTTTAGTTTTTCAGGGCTTGAATGTCGCGTTCTTGGCGTATTTTATCGAAACCAAAATGGGAAAATAGAGTTCGGCGCTGATCTTGAAAACTTCTATTCGGCTAACAATTATAGTGTTTACAAAGCAAGTGGTGATGTCCTTGAATTCATTGTAAATCAGAGGGATGATGATGGTTTAGCTGGTCAAGACTCTGATTTTAAAATTGGTAGTGTCAGATATTCTTCCAGCCGCAGGCACCAAACACAAGAACAAGATGTTGGTGTATGGGTAAATCCTAAAGACTTTTTAGGTAAGAGATCTGCGATGTTTGGTATGACTCGTACTGGTAAGTCTAATACCGTAAAGAAAATCATAGAAGCTACCGAGGAAATATCGGCAAAAGCCAAAACGGAACTTCTTACTGCCCCTGTTGATACATTGGAGTTTTCTGCTTCCGGTAGCCCTACATTCCCTGTCGGCCAAATTATATTTGATGTTAATGGTGAATACGCCAATGCTAATAGACAAGATTCGGGAACAGCTATTTATGATCTATATAAAAATAAAGTAGTTAGATATAGTGTTTTGGAGAAAGGTGATAATTTCAAGGTAATGAAGGTTAACTTCTTTAAAGATATTGAAAGTGGTTTTAGCCTGATATCTAGTTATCTTCAAGAGCAATCAATAGGTGGGGACTATGTTAATAACTTTACTGCAGCTAATTTTGAAACACCAGAAAGCACTAATGTAAATGGATCTGAATGGACTAGACACAATAGGTTAATTGCTGCATATAAATGCTGCCTGTATAGAGCTGGCTTCAAGGTTCCTCAGGGTTTAAAGGTAAAATTCACTGGAGCAGCTGAGATAAACAGCACTATTCTTGAGGAAAAAGTACTAGACCCAAAACAAGGCTTAACTCTGGAAGAGGCATGTACTTGGTTTGAAAGAGCTTGGGAACAATACGACGAATTAAGTTTTTTTAGGGATTATATAAACAAAAAAGGATATGAATGGGCAAATGATGACTTGAAGTCTATGATGGTTTTCTTATCTACATATAAATCACCAGGGAAAAAGAATCAAGTCAGTGGTTACAAAAAGATTCGTGTAAAGCAGCTGCACAATTTGCATACAATAAGTATGGATGAATCATTTGAAGTTGAAATTCCTAAGCTATTGCAAGAAGGTAAGATTGTTATTGTTGATTTGTCTCAGGGGGAACCTGTCGTACAAAGGCTTTTTTCGGAGAAAATATGCCGTTCCGTCTTTAATATTTCCATGGATAGATTTATAAAAAATCTTCCTAACAATTTCATTCAGTTTTACTTTGAAGAGGCCCATAACCTATTCCCCAAAAAGGATGATAAAGACCTCAGTCAAATATATAATAGGATCGCAAAGGAAGGAGCAAAACTTCACTTGGGAATGATATATGCGACACAAGAAGTGAGTTCAATTAGTTCTAATATTTTAAAAAACACACAAAATTGGTTTATCGCTCATCTTAATAATATTGATGAAACAAGAGAGTTAGAGAAATATTATGATTTCAAGGATTTTACACAATCATTAGTTCGCTTCTCTGCCACAAATGACAAGGGATTTGTGAGAATGAAAACCTACACAAACCCATTTATTGTTCCTGTTCAGATTGATAGATTCTTGGCGAATAGGGGAATGTGATGAGCTACAGTTCAAAGGGAAATCGTCCATTTGAATGGGCCAGTAAGTCACAACATTCTCATGTGATAAACGATCCGTATGTTCAGAGTTTGATGAAAAGATGTAAGTTTCCATCTACTAATGAGGAGGCAGAGAATGATGTTAGAGACTTTGCTTTTGATATAGAAACAGGTTCTTATCGCAATATAACAACTATTATTGCGGTAGATGGTGGATACTCTGAAGTAACAGTGCGAAAAAACTATCCCAGTTCTAAGGTTGCATTTTTTCAGTTTGGTGGTTTAGAGTTTAGTCTCGATGATTTGAAGCAATTGGGCGAGTCACCATTTATTCACCCAGAAAAAATGGAAAAATTTAAAAAGTTAGAACGTTTTAAGCTTGCAATACCAACAAAAGCAACCTCTTTAGACTCTTTATCAATGATCGACTCGGTAAGAATTCCATTAATTGAGTTCTTTAATGAGATTCGTGATGAAAAAAAATATATAGATACCTTAAAGTGGCTTGTCTTTCATGAGTTTAAGAATAAAGGTATTGGAAATGATGAGTCTTTGAAGAATATCACTTTTGGAAGCTTGCCAAAAAGAAATGATAAAGTATTTAAAGATATAGAAATAGAAAAGTCAGAGATTGACTCTAGTGGATATTTCGAATACGACGGTGAAAAGTTCAATCTTATTGACATACTAAGGTTTCATGAGGTTGTAGATGAAGAACTTGGTGCTAGTGGTATTTTAGGTTATCTAACAAATGTTATAGAGCACATAATTATAGTTCATTGCATCAAAGAAATTGTCACTAGAAAACCTTCTTTTTTGAGGCGCTTCCTCTTTATTAAAGATGGACCTCTTGGTTTCTTTGGTCAAACAGCTAAGTTGCATAAAGATATGAGGGAATTATGTAATATTTATACTCGGGAATATTCGTTAAAGTTGGTTGGGTTAGAAAAGTCAGGCTCTTTTGTTGAACATGCAGAGCATATATCTTCAGGAGAAAATGCTTGCCTTAAAAAGGGTCAAGTCCTACCGCTGTTTAATAATTATATTTATAAACATATTCTACCTGGACCATCTACAGAGGAAGAACTAGACAAACTTTCGCCATACGCATCAACATCATAT
Proteins encoded in this region:
- the pyrE gene encoding orotate phosphoribosyltransferase — protein: MKAYQRQFIEFALEKGVLKFGEFTLKSGRKSPYFFNAGLFNTGRDLARLGRFYAAALADSGIAFDVLFGPAYKGIPIATTTAVALADHHEVDTPYCFNRKEAKDHGEGGNLVGSPLAGRIMLVDDVITAGTAIRESMEIIQAHGADLAGVLVAIDRQEKGKGELSAIQEVERDFGCAVISIVSLGDVVSYLEAQDGMETHLEAVKAYRAEYGI
- a CDS encoding transcription factor; protein product: MDDQTIFNKIREALERAPRNHYTLELHLQMLKYADDLNHITAKEFCEGVRIRESLGTEFSKMRNLTPRLKAAGLVTDLI
- a CDS encoding site-specific DNA-methyltransferase, yielding MKLYYKTELGKLYLGDSLETLNEDDINNYKGKVNLIITSPPFPLNNKKKYGNEIGDAYREWFRKLTPIFNQLLAEDGSLVIEIGNAWEPERPVQSTLHLECLFEMTKQENSELRLIQEFICYNPAKLPSPAQWVTVNRWRTVDSYTHVWWLAKTDFPKADNRKVLRPYSKSMKKLLERQSYNAGVRPSEHKISETGFLKDHGGSICHNFFEMEPLDESREVRLPHNVMSFSNVSSNDFFTKKCKELGITPHPARMNKGIVNFFIEFLTDENDIVFDPFGGSNTSGFCAELKNRKWLSIEADCKYAEQSKIRFEDPDLKRK
- the rph gene encoding ribonuclease PH, producing MRPSGRSASQVRPITITRHFTAHAEGSVLVEFGDTKVICTASVEESVPRWLKGKGQGWVTAEYGMLPRATHSRNRREAANGKQGGRTLEIQRLIARSLRAAVDLEVLGEQMITVDCDVIQADGGTRTASITGAMVALTDAIQVMMEKGLLKKNPLKTTIAAVSVGIYEGTAVCDLDYAEDSNAETDMNVIMNREGKIIEIQGTAEGEAFSTEELMAMLSLAKDGIAEIIKVQQASLES
- a CDS encoding YicC/YloC family endoribonuclease, giving the protein MIHSMTAYARREVKGDWGSAVWEIRSVNQRYLETYLRLPEQFRSLEPVLRERFRQRLARGKVECSLRFEANPAASTELRINESLAKQVIKAASWVKEAAGEGNIGPFQVLNWPGVMETPEQDMDAINQELLTAFDGAVDDFIAARASEGANMKDLIDQRLDAITAEATKVRALMPEVMQWQRERILNRLEEAKIELDANRVEQELILLAQKSDVAEELDRLDSHVKETHKILKKGGACGRRLDFMMQEFNRESNTLASKSINTEITASAVELKVLIEQMREQIQNIE
- a CDS encoding DUF6444 domain-containing protein; the encoded protein is MKKKKSKFAAHPPVASDINEANALIEELWAQLREYEDKLKTSCSNSSKPPSSDGPKERAERKKLKALVVAIREELNRVTQGINDNSQR
- a CDS encoding ATP-binding protein; protein product: MNLNEALSTDLLKEGKNKEQFVGRPFYLSYDIVRLLVCDAWKAQVKGIPAGCFLLAFYDGEDGVEEAVLLRALSQTKLPTDNDVISSMIEYYKDNLDISGRAGSVKGGKLDEFTRYEFSFSGLECRVLGVFYRNQNGKIEFGADLENFYSANNYSVYKASGDVLEFIVNQRDDDGLAGQDSDFKIGSVRYSSSRRHQTQEQDVGVWVNPKDFLGKRSAMFGMTRTGKSNTVKKIIEATEEISAKAKTELLTAPVDTLEFSASGSPTFPVGQIIFDVNGEYANANRQDSGTAIYDLYKNKVVRYSVLEKGDNFKVMKVNFFKDIESGFSLISSYLQEQSIGGDYVNNFTAANFETPESTNVNGSEWTRHNRLIAAYKCCLYRAGFKVPQGLKVKFTGAAEINSTILEEKVLDPKQGLTLEEACTWFERAWEQYDELSFFRDYINKKGYEWANDDLKSMMVFLSTYKSPGKKNQVSGYKKIRVKQLHNLHTISMDESFEVEIPKLLQEGKIVIVDLSQGEPVVQRLFSEKICRSVFNISMDRFIKNLPNNFIQFYFEEAHNLFPKKDDKDLSQIYNRIAKEGAKLHLGMIYATQEVSSISSNILKNTQNWFIAHLNNIDETRELEKYYDFKDFTQSLVRFSATNDKGFVRMKTYTNPFIVPVQIDRFLANRGM
- the slmA gene encoding nucleoid occlusion factor SlmA; translated protein: MAGNKKNNRREEILQALAEMLESNQGSQRITTAKLAAQVGVSEAALYRHFPSKARMFEGLIEFIEDSITTRINRILDDEKDTMTRLRMVLQLLLVFAERNPGLTRIMTGHALMFEQDRLQSRINQLFERIETQLRQILRERKLREGRGFPIDENVLSAQLLGQVEGSFNRYVRSSFRHKPNDNFDAYWDLLTNQLS
- a CDS encoding IS110 family transposase, encoding MMTNSNVYIYGIDLGKNCFHMIAMDKQGHILSRQKLTRSQMKEFVINTPPTTVCFEACPGSQYWGRMFADAGFEVKIIPAQFVKPYLKSNKNDFNDAAAIAEAGSRGSMRCVPLKTDEQLALQATHRVRQRFITERTAVVNQMRALLLEYGITVPVGRKVFERALPSILEDADNGLPDFMRALVFRLRERWQYLDVQIDEMSELLKQAAIASEQCKLISTVPGIGPIVSTALIAAVGSGNQFKRARDMSAWLGLVPKQYSTGGKSNLGSISKRGNTYLRTLVVQGAKALKIHMNREQSSLGKWIGRLEASHHHHVVLIALANKLIRICWKVLTSGREYQAYPSTV
- a CDS encoding Arm DNA-binding domain-containing protein, with product MASMTAKQVAALAKSDEPIRKSDGKGLYFVVPDSGAPYWALRYSGNGKRKQMTLGQYPGMSLADARSEVEVFKRDLRQGVDPLIAKQRQKWTGIISVDVKWSMKIGHSFVFLPVPSF